In Scyliorhinus torazame isolate Kashiwa2021f chromosome 19, sScyTor2.1, whole genome shotgun sequence, a single genomic region encodes these proteins:
- the hsp90b1 gene encoding endoplasmin, protein MKKQAWVLALACALLAFASVRAEDETVEEDLGKSRDGSRTDDEAVKREEEAIQLDGLNPAQVKEIREKAEKFMFQAEVNRMMKLIINSLYKNKEIFLRELISNASDALDKIRLISLTNDTALHATEEMTIKIKADKEKNMLHVTDTGIGMTKDELIKNLGTIAKSGTSEFLNQLTEMQSDDQSTSELIGQFGVGFYSAFLVADKVIVTSKHNNGTQHIWESDSNEFSIIEDPRGNTLGRGTTITLVLKEEASDYLELETIKNLVTKYSQFINFPIYIWSSKTETVEEPMDEEETKEKEDTDDEAAVEEEDEEKKAKTKKVEKTVWDWVLMNDIKPIWQRPTKEIENEEYTAFYKTFSKDSDEPIAHIHFTAEGEVTFKSILFVPKSAPRGLFDEYGSKKSDFIKLFVRRVFITDDFHDMMPKYLNFVKGVVDSDDLPLNVSRETLQQHKLLKVIRKKLVRKTLDMIKKIAEEKYEDEFWKEFGTNIKLGVIEDHSNRTRLAKLLRFQSSHDETKQTSLEQYLERMKDKQDKIYFMAGASRQEAQSSPFVERLLKKGYEVLYLTEPVDEYCIQALPEFDGKRFQNVAKEGLKFDESEKAKEKHEAMEKEYEPLLTWLKDKALKDKIEKAILSQRLTDSPSALVASQYGWSGNMERIMKAQAYQTGKDISTNYYAGQRKTFEVNPRHPLIKEILKRVKENEDDQTASDLAMVLLETATLRSGYQLPDTKAYGDRIERMLRLSMNIDLNAQVEEYEEFADEDEVKEDAEEDDTEEKQTEESTDTKDEL, encoded by the exons atgAAGAAGCAGGCCTGGGTTCTCGCGCTGGCCTGCGCTCTCCTGGCGTTCG CTTCCGTTAGAGCTGAAGATGAAACCGTGGAGGAAGATCTTGGGAAGAGCAGGGATGGATCGCGGACTGATGATGAAGCGGTTAAAAG GGAGGAAGAAGCTATTCAATTAGATGGACTGAATCCTGCTCAAGTTAAAGAAATCCGGGAAAAGGCTGAAAAGTTTATGTTCCAAGCAGAAGTTAACAGAATGATGAAGTTGATCATTAATTCTCTATACAAAAACAAAGAG ATATTTTTGCGTGAACTGATTTCTAATGCTTCCGATGCTCTGGACAAGATCAGATTGATATCTCTAACAAACGATACTGCACTACATGCTACGGAAGAGATGACAATTAAGATAAAG GCTGACAAAGAGAAGAACATGCTACATGTTACTGATACTGGCATTGGCATGACTAAAGATGAACTGATCAAAAACCTTGGCACAATTGCAAAGTCTGGAACAAGTGAATTCTTGAATCAGCTGACAGAAATGCAAAGTGATGACCAGTCTACCTCTGAGCTAATTGGTCAGTTTGGTGTTGGATTCTACTCTGCTTTCTTGGTAGCAGATAAGGTCATTGTAACATCTAAGCACAACAATGGTACACAGCATATCTGGGAATCTGACTCAAATGAGTTTTCTATAATAGAGGATCCACGAGGAAATACACTAGGACGTGGTACTACTATCAC GTTAGTCTTGAAAGAAGAAGCATCTGACTACCTGGAACTGGAGACCATCAAAAATTTAGTGACAAAATACTCTCAATTCATCAACTTCCCCATCTATATCTGGAGTAGTAAG ACAGAAACTGTagaagaaccaatggatgaggaagaAACTAAGGAAAAGGAAGATACTGATGATGAGGCTGCAGTTGAAGAGGAAGATGAAGAAAAGAAGGCTAAAACTAAGAAG GTTGAGAAGACTGTTTGGGATTGGGTGCTGATGAATGACATTAAACCAATCTGGCAAAGACCAACAAAAGAAATAGAAAATGAAGAATATACTGCTTTCTACAAGACCTTTTCAAag GATTCTGATGAACCAATTGCTCATATCCACTTCACTGCTGAAGGGGAAGTCACATTCAAGTCTATCCTGTTTGTGCCTAAAAGTGCGCCCCGTGGATTATTTGATGAATATGGGTCAAAGAAATCTGACTTTATTAAG TTGTTTGTTCGTAGAGTGTTTATCACAGATGACTTCCATGACATGATGCCAAAATATTTGAATTTCGTCAAGGGTGTA GTGGATTCTGATGATCTACCCCTGAATGTATCCCGTGAGACTTTGCAACAGCACAAACTGTTAAAG GTCATTAGGAAGAAGCTAGTACGCAAAACTCTGGACATGATCAAGAAGATTGCAGAAGAGAAGTATGAAGATGAATTCTGGAAAGAATTTGGGACCAACATTAAGCTCGGTGTAATTGAGGATCACTCCAATAGAACCCGTTTGGCCAAATTGCTGCGTTTCCAGTCCTCTCATGATGAAACCAAACAGACTAGTTTGGAGCAGTACttagagagaatgaaggataaacaAGATAAAATCTACTTCATGGCTGGAGCAAGCAGACAAGAG GCTCAATCTTCACCCTTTGTTGAACGACTTCTGAAGAAAGGTTATGAGGTGTTATATCTGACAGAACCTGTAGATGAATACTGTATCCAAGCATTGCCTGAATTTGATGGAAAGCGGTTCCAGAATGTTGCCAAAGAAGGGCTGAAATTCGATGAAAGTGAAAAGGCTAAAGAAAAGCATGAAGCAATGGAGAAGGAATATGAGCCACTCTTAACCTGGCTAAAGGACAAAGCACTGAAAGATAAG attGAAAAGGCCATACTGTCCCAGCGTCTCACAGATTCTCCAAGTGCTCTTGTGGCTAGCCAGTATGGATGGTCTGGTAATATGGAAAGAATCATGAAGGCTCAGGCCTACCAGACTGGAAAAGATATTTCAACAAA TTACTATGCTGGTCAAAGGAAGACATTTGAAGTTAATCCAAGACATCCTTTGATTAAAGAGATACTGAAGCGAGTGAAG GAAAATGAAGATGACCAGACTGCTTCAGACCTTGCTATGGTATTGTTGGAGACCGCCACATTACGGTCAGGTTACCAGTTACCAGACACCAAAGCATATGGTGATAGAATTGAAAGAATGCTTCGTCTAAGCATGAACATAGACCTCAATGCACAG GTTGAAGAATATGAAGAATTTGCAGATGAAGATGAGGTGAAAGAAGATGCTGAGGAAGATGATACAGAAGAAAAACAAACAGAG GAATCCACAGATACAAAAGATGAATTGTAA
- the uqcc6 gene encoding ubiquinol-cytochrome-c reductase complex assembly factor 6 yields MPAGVSWPRYLKMLGSSILAMFAGAEVVHRYYRPDLSIPEIPPKPGELKTELLGLKSKVQTHNSEKH; encoded by the exons ATGCCAGCAGGGGTGTCCTGGCCTCGTTATCTGAAGATGCTGGGATCAAGCATTTTAGCAATGTTTGCAGGAGCAGAAGTAGTACACAGGTACTACAGACCAGATTTG AGTATACCTGAAATTCCACCTAAACCTGGCGAGCTTAAAACAGAACTGCTGGGTCTGAAAAGCAAAGTGCAAACTCATAATTCTGAAAAACATTGA